The Doryrhamphus excisus isolate RoL2022-K1 chromosome 18, RoL_Dexc_1.0, whole genome shotgun sequence genome contains a region encoding:
- the chd5 gene encoding chromodomain-helicase-DNA-binding protein 5 isoform X2 codes for MPGSLSNEDEAQDDMDFEDEMPDEEDVCATLPLASIGSFFSDDDSLKQQKKKKSKKKMTEGKVPKMKKRKKEAGIPANMDSEQDRMSEVEDDRAAERGSESESSMFSSSKKKKKKPKEKKERKPRKKKRDEEDDEDDDDDGSMKCTCATQEPKSSSQLMLEWGLEDVQYGFTEDDYKTITNYKAFSQFLRPLIAKKNPKIPMSKMMTVLGAKWREFSANNPFKGASATAVAAAVAAAVETVTVAPPTSVGQLSAQLGPVKKAKTKEGKGPGVRKRCKTVKDGKKKVKAKKTKSKSGQSGKKKKASSSEEDFLEESDFDDISILSASVLCDTSGAAAKKKTRRGRKKRKREDGDGYETDHQDYCEVCQQGGEIILCDTCPRAYHLVCLEPELEKAPEGKWSCPHCEKEGIQWEAKDEEDEDEEEAAAAVAATAREEEDDHMEFCRVCKDGGELLCCDTCPSSYHIHCLNPPLPEIPNGEWLCPRCMCPPLKGKVQKILHWMWGEAPLPPEPPMGLDGKPTVDVLSKPPLKGHPEREFFVKWAGLSHWHCSWVSELQLELYHTVMYRNYQRKNDMDEPPPYDYGSGEDELHNEKRKSKDPQYAVMEERFYRYGIKPEWMVIHRILNHSFDKDSDVHYLIKWRDLPYDQCTWEVDDFDIPEYDSHKASYWDHREQILGEDQRPLVVRKGKKEDHRKREIPPDAPIIDPTIKFEHQPWYINATGGTLHPYQLEGLNWLRFSWAQSTDTILADEMGLGKTVQTIVFLYSLYKEGHSKGPFLVSAPLSTIINWEREFEMWAPDFYVVTYTGDKDSRATIRENEFTFEDSAVKLGRKAFRMKKDTPIKFHVLLTSYELITIDQAILGSITWACLVVDEAHRLKNNQSKFFRILNGYKIYYKLLLTGTPLQNNLEELFHLLNFLTQERFNNLEGFLEEFADISKEDQIKKLHDLLGPHMLRRLKADVFKNMPAKTELIVRVELSPMQKKYYKFILTRNFEALNSKGGGNQVSLLNIMMDLKKCCNHPYLFPVAAVEAPVLPNGSYDGNLLVKSSGKLTLLQKMLKKLKDEGHRVLIFSQMTKMLDLLEDFLEFEGYKYERIDGGITGGLRQEAIDRFNAPGAQQFCFLLSTRAGGLGINLASADTVIIYDSDWNPHNDIQAFSRAHRIGQNKKVMIYRFVTRGSVEERITQVAKRKMMLTHLVVRPGLGSKTGSMSKQELDDILKFGTEELFKDEMEAARTMGDNKDGEEGNVIHYDDDAISKLLDRSQDATEDTEIQNMNEYLSSFKVAQYVVKEEDGEEEVEREIIKQEENVDPDYWEKLLRHHYEQQQEDLARNLGKGKRIRKQVNYNDTTQEDQDNQSEYSVGSEDEDEDFEERPEGGRRQSRRQLRNEKDKPLPPLLARVGGSIEVLGFNARQRKAFLNAIMRWGMPPQDAFTSHWLVRDLRGKSEREFRAYVSLFMRHLCEPGADGAETFADGVPREGLSRQHVLTRIGVMSLVRKKVQEFEHVNGKLSSPDLIPIGMELKKLTESVSSDPNTPLQASPVATQPGTPNPPDKTECPTDDKDAAQQESKKRSEQETSLQTCAEALGSRDAEGQRVNEQEAATREEEEPAADVNESNTTSEERTRGNEMDKSQSPPKHTEKTTAMSSSQNSPQKEPCKEPEKPSERGDAEEKENKPDDVKSEDAADSRLNGDKDTLDELEDARKEEKNGFKTKFMFNIADGGFTELHTLWQTEERAALSSGKMHDIWHRRHDYWLLAGIVTHGYARWQDIQNDPRYAILNEPFKTEIHKGNYLEMKNKFLARRFKLLEQALVIEEQLRRAAYLNMSQDPSHPAMALNTRFTEVECLAESHQHLSKESIGGNKPANAVLHKVLNQLEELLSDMKADVTRLPNMLSRIPPVSARLQMSERSILSRLTSRGGEPPPQQTFSQGGFACSQMYGATFAGAFRGPGGQPMVNYSQMPLGPYVSGYSGCHPLVSNGPPTNHLDKKTFESLRDVATPDLKSGKASDVICIED; via the exons ATGCCGGGGTCGCTGAGCAATGAAGACGAGGCGCAGGACGACATGGATTTTGAAGACGAGATGCCAG ACGAGGAGGATGTGTGCGCCACGCTTCCTCTGGCGTCCATCGGCAGCTTCTTCTCGGACGACGACTCcctcaaacagcaaaaaaagaagaagagtaaaaaaaagatgacagagGGCAAAGTgcctaaaatgaaaaaacggaaaaaggAG GCAGGGATCCCAGCAAACATGGACAGCGAGCAGGACAGGATGTCCGAAGTGGAGGATGACCGCGCTGCAGAGAGAGGCTCTGAGAGCGAGAGCAGCATGTTTAGCtccagcaagaagaagaagaagaaaccaaaGGAGAAGAAGGAAAGGAAGCCCAGGAAGAAGAAGCgagatgaggaagatgatgaagatgatgatgacgatggaAGCATGAAA TGTACATGCGCCACACAGGAACCCAAATCGTCCAGTCAGCTGATGCTCGAATGGGGACTGGAGGACGTTCAGTACGGCTTCACCGAGGacgactacaagaccatcaccAACTACAAAGCTTTCAGCCAGTTCCTCAG GCCTCTCATCGCTAAGAAGAATCCCAAGATTCCCATGTCCAAGATGATGACCGTGCTAGGGGCCAAGTGGCGAGAGTTCAGCGCCAACAACCCCTTCAAAGGCGCCTCTGCAACCGCCGTGGCAGCCGCCGTGGCTGCCGCTGTGGAAACAGTTACCGTGGCACCGCCCACCTCTGTCGGTCAGCTGAGCGCTCAGCTTGGGCCcgtcaaaaaagccaaaaccAAAGAGGGGAAAG GGCCTGGAGTTCGGAAGAGGTGCAAGACTGTGAAAGACGGGAAGAAGAAAGTGAAGGCGAAGAAGACCAAATCCAAGTCAGGCCAAAGTGGGAAAAAGAAGAAGGCGTCCTCG AGCGAGGAGGACTTCCTGGAGGAGTCTGACTTTGATGACATCAGCATCCTCAGTGCCTCTGTGCTTTGTGACACCTCGGGGGCGGCCGCCAAGAAAAAGACTCGGCGCGGgcgcaaaaaaaggaaaa GGGAGGATGGCGACGGCTACGAGACGGACCACCAGGACTACTGTGAGGTGTGTCAGCAGGGCGGTGAGATCATCCTGTGTGATACCTGTCCCCGAGCGTACCACCTGGTGTGCCTGGAGCCTGAGCTGGAGAAGGCCCCCGAGGGCAAATGGAGCTGCCCacactgt GAAAAGGAGGGGATCCAGTGGGAAGCCAAAGACGAGGAGgacgaagacgaggaggaggcggcggcagcGGTGGCGGCGACGGCGCGAGAGGAAGAAGATGACCACATGGAGTTTTGTCGAGTGTGTAAAGATGGAGGAGAACTGCTGTGTTGCGACACCTGTCCATCATCCTACCACATCCATTGCCTCAATCCGCCACTGCCTGAGATACCCAACGGGGAGTGGCTGTGTCCACGCTGCATG TGCCCTCCTCTAAAAGGAAAAGTACAAAAGATTCTTCACTGGATGTGGGGCGAGGCGCCTCTTCCCCCAGAGCCGCCCATGGGCCTGGATGGCAAGCCCACCGTAGACGTCTTAAGCAAGCCCCCTCTCAAGGGCCATCCCGAAAGGGAGTTCTTTGTAAAGTGGGCTGGTCTCTCACATTGGCACTGTTCCTGGGTCAGCGAACTGCAG TTGGAACTCTACCACACTGTCATGTACCGGAATTACCAGCGTAAAAACGACATGGATGAACCCCCGCCGTATGACTACGGTTCGGGCGAGGATGAGCTCCACAATGAGAAGAGGAAGAGCAAAGACCCTCAGTACGCTGTGATGGAGGAGCGCTTCTACCGATACGGAATCAAACCGGAGTGGATGGTCATTCATCGCATACTCAACCACAG cTTTGATAAAGACAGCGACGTGCATTACTTAATCAAGTGGAGGGACCTACCTTATGACCAGTGCACCTGGGAGGTGGATGATTTTGACATCCCGGAATATGACAGCCATAAAGCTTCCTACTGGGACCATCG GGAACAAATCTTAGGGGAGGACCAACGCCCTCTGGTGGTgagaaagggaaagaaagagGACCATCGAAAGAGGGAGATCCCTCCGGATGCTCCCATCATTGAT CCAACAATAAAGTTCGAGCACCAGCCGTGGTACATCAACGCCACCGGGGGAACGCTGCACCCGTACCAGCTGGAGGGCCTGAACTGGTTGAGGTTCTCTTGGGCTCAGAGCACCGACACCATCCTGGCTGATGAAATGGGTCTGGGAAAGACGGTGCAGACTATCGTGTTTTTGTATTCCCTTTATAAAGAG GGTCATTCCAAGGGCCCCTTCCTGGTGAGCGCGCCCCTCTCGACCATCATCAACTGGGAGCGGGAATTTGAGATGTGGGCCCCAGATTTTTATGTGGTGACGTATACCGGAGACAAGGACAGCCGCGCCACCATCCGGGAGAACGAGTTCACCTTTGAGGACAGTGCGGTCAAGCTGGGACGAAAGGCGTTCCGCATGAAG AAAGACACTCCTATCAAATTCCACGTGCTGCTGACCTCCTACGAGCTGATCACCATCGATCAAGCAATCTTGGGTTCCATCACGTGGGCTTGCCTGGTGGTGGACGAGGCCCACAGGCTGAAGAACAACCAATCAAAG TTTTTTAGAATCCTCAATGGATACAAGATCTACTACAAGCTGCTGCTCACTGGAACGCCTCTTCAGAACAACCTGGAAGAGCTCTTCCATCTTCTCAACTTCCTCACTCAGGAGCGCTTCAA TAACCTGGAGGGCTTCCTGGAGGAGTTTGCCGACATCTCCAAAGAGGACCAGATCAAGAAACTTCACGACCTGCTGGGGCCGCACATGCTCAGGAGGCTCAAAGCGGATGTCTTCAAGAACATGCCTGCCAAAACGGAGCTGATCGTCAGGGTGGAGCTCAGCCCCATGCAGAA GAAATACTACAAGTTCATCTTGACACGAAACTTTGAGGCGCTCAACTCCAAAGGCGGCGGCAACCAAGTGTCCCTGCTCAACATCATGATGGACTTGAAGAAGTGCTGCAACCACCCGTACCTGTTCCCCGTGGCGGCTGTG GAGGCTCCAGTTCTACCCAACGGCTCGTATGACGGAAACCTGCTGGTGAAGTCCTCCGGCAAGTTGACGCTCCTTCAGAAGATGCTGAAGAAACTCAAAGACGAAGGCCACAGAGTTCTTATTTTCTCACAG ATGACAAAGATGTTGGATCTGCTGGAGGACTTCCTCGAGTTTGAGGGTTATAAATACGAGCGTATTGATGGCGGCATCACTGGAGGTCTGAGGCAGGAGGCCATTGACCGTTTCAACG CACCTGGCGCTCagcagttctgcttcctgttgtcAACACGAGCTGGAGGGTTGGGCATTAACCTTGCCAGCGCAGACACCGTCATCATCTACGATTCAGACTGGAACCCTCACAATGACATCCAA gcatTTAGTAGAGCGCACCGCATTGGCCAGAACAAGAAGGTGATGATCTATCGTTTTGTTACGCGGGGCTCGGTGGAGGAAAGGATCACTCAGGTAGCCAAGAGGAAGATGATGCTGACCCACCTGGTGGTACGACCTGGTCTCGGCTCCAAAACAGGCTCCATGTCCAAACAAGAACTGGATGACATCCTCAAGTTTGGAACAGAGGAGCTCTTCAAGGACGAGATGGAGGCTGCTCGGACCATGG GTGACAACAAAGATGGCGAGGAGGGCAACGTGATTCACTATGATGACGACGCCATCTCCAAACTGCTGGATCGCAGCCAGGATGCCACTGAAGATACCGAAATCCAGAACATGAACGAGTACCTGAGCTCCTTCAAGGTGGCCCAGTATGTGGTGAAAGAAGAGGATGGAGAG GAGGAAGTGGAGCGGGAAATCATCAAGCAGGAAGAGAACGTGGACCCGGACTACTGGGAGAAACTCCTCCGCCATCACTATGAGCAACAACAGGAGGACCTGGCCCGAAACCTGGGCAAGGGCAAACGCATCCGCAAGCAGGTCAACTACAACGACACCACCCAAGAGGACCAAG ACAACCAGTCGGAGTACTCTGTGGGGTCCGAGGACGAGGACGAAGACTTCGAGGAAAGGCCTGAAG GAGGGCGCCGACAGTCTCGCCGACAGCTGAGGAACGAGAAAGACAAACCTCTGCCCCCCCTGCTGGCCCGCGTTGGCGGCAGCATCGAG GTCCTGGGCTTCAATGCCCGGCAGAGGAAAGCCTTCCTGAACGCCATCATGCGCTGGGGCATGCCCCCCCAGGATGCCTTCACCTCTCACTGGCTGGTGCGGGACCTGAGAGGGAAAAGTGAGCGCGAGTTCAG GGCCTACGTGTCTCTGTTCATGAGACACCTTTGCGAGCCGGGTGCAGATGGAGCCGAGACATTCGCCGATGGTGTCCCGCGTGAAGGTCTCTCTCGCCAACATGTCCTCACCAGGATTGGAGTCATGtcacttgtgaggaaaaag GTGCAGGAGTTTGAGCACGTCAATGGAAAGCTGAGTTCTCCGGACCTCATTCCGATCGGAATGGAGCTTAAGAAGCTGACCGAGAGCGTTTCGTCTGATCCCAACACTCCGCTGCAGGCCAGTCCGGTAGCCACACAACCCGGGACCCCCAACCCACCAG ACAAGACTGAGTGTCCCACAGACGACAAAGACGCAGCACAACAAGAAAGCAAGAAACGCTCCGAGCAGGAA ACATCTTTGCAGACCTGTGCAGAAGCCCTGGGTTCACGTGATGCAGAAGGACAACGTGTCAATGAGCAGGAAGCGGCGACgcgtgaggaggaggagccagCAGCCGACGTCAACGAGAGCAACACGACCTCTGAGGAAAGAACACGAGGAAACGAGATGGACAAAAGTCAGTCGCCCCCTAAACACACCGAGAAGACAACAGCGATGTCGTCCAGTCAGAACTCACCTCAAA AGGAGCCGTGCAAAGAACCCGAGAAGCCATCAGAGAGAGGAGATGCTGAGGAGAAGGAGAACAAACCAG ATGACGTGAAAAGCGAAGACGCCGCAGACAGTCGACTTAATGGAGACAAGGACACGTTGGACGAACTGGAGGACGCCAGGAAGGAAGAGAAAAATGGATTCAAGACAAAGTTCATGTTTAATATCGCTGATGGAGGTTTTACAG AGCTGCACACGCTGTGGCAGACGGAGGAGCGAGCGGCGTTGTCGTCAGGAAAGATGCACGACATCTGGCACCGTCGCCACGACTACTGGCTGTTGGCAGGCATTGTCAC GCACGGTTACGCTCGCTGGCAGGATATTCAGAACGACCCACGCTACGCCATCCTCAACGAGCCTTTCAAGACAGAGATTCATAAGGGCAACTACCTGGAGATGAAGAACAAGTTCCTGGCTCGACGTTTTAAG TTGTTGGAGCAGGCGCTGGTGATCGAGGAGCAGCTGAGGAGGGCGGCCTACCTGAACATGAGCCAGGACCCCAGCCACCCCGCCATGGCGCTCAACACTCGCTTCACCGAGGTGGAATGTCTGGCCGAGTCTCACCAGCACCTGTCCAAAGAGTCCATAGGCGGGAACAAGCCCGCCAACGCCGTGCTGCACAAAG TTTTAAACCAGCTTGAAGAACTTCTGAGTGACATGAAGGCCGACGTGACACGACTGCCCAACATGCTCTCCCGCATCCCTCCTGTGTCGGCCCGCCTGCAAATGTCAGAACGCAGCATCCTCAGCCGCCTCACCAGCCGAGGTGGAGAACCGCCACCACAGCAG ACTTTTAGCCAGGGAGGGTTTGCCTGCTCCCAGATGTACGGAGCAACTTTTGCCGGTGCGTTCAGAGGCCCGGGTGGACAACCGATGGTCAATTATAGTCAGATGCCTCTGGGGCCGTATGTAAGCG GATATTCTGGGTGTCATCCTTTAGTGTCAAATGGCCCGCCTACCAACCACCTGGACAAGAAGACCTTCGAGTCCTTGAGAGACGTGGCCACACCTGACCTCAAGTCCGGCAAAGCGAGTGACGTCATCTGTATCGAAGACTAA